A region of Ochrobactrum quorumnocens DNA encodes the following proteins:
- the murJ gene encoding murein biosynthesis integral membrane protein MurJ encodes MSLVKKFATVASGTLMSRIFGFTREMFMAAALGTGPVADAFNAAFRFPNTFRRLFAEGAFNAAFVPLFAKEIEKNGMEGARRFSEEVFGVLFTVLLFITIVMELSMPFIVRTVIAPGFTDDPVKFDNTVRLAIIMFPYLACMSLSAMMGGMLNSLHRYFAAAIAPVFLNIILIGVLAFAWWKGYDALAVGYGLSWGVMAAGVVQLAIVWLAVRNAGIKIGFRRPRLTTNVKRLLVLALPAAITGGITQINLLINTNIASGMEGAVSSLVYADRIYQLPLGVVGIAVATVLLPELSRALRGGHMKEASNLQNRSVEFTLFLTLPAAAALLVMSEPIVRLLFERGQFSAESTIVVSNILAIYGLGLPAFVLIKAFIPGFFAREDTRTPMIFAAISVVVNVSLAITLFQRMGPSGIAIAEITAGWVNAALLFATLVKRGHWGSDIPLLTRIPRLLIAAGVMATGIYFAIGHFAYELSSAAPFAVRAGTVTTMVVAAMIVYFALAFGLGGANTGMIRRGIKRGAVKKEPESDK; translated from the coding sequence ATGAGTTTGGTCAAAAAGTTCGCAACGGTCGCGTCCGGCACGCTGATGAGCCGCATTTTCGGCTTTACGCGCGAAATGTTCATGGCAGCAGCACTCGGCACCGGCCCCGTGGCGGATGCGTTCAATGCTGCCTTCCGCTTCCCGAACACGTTCCGCAGGCTTTTTGCTGAAGGTGCATTCAATGCGGCCTTCGTACCGCTTTTTGCCAAGGAGATAGAAAAGAACGGCATGGAAGGCGCACGCCGCTTTTCTGAAGAAGTTTTTGGCGTTCTTTTCACGGTCCTGCTTTTCATCACTATCGTGATGGAACTCTCCATGCCGTTTATCGTGCGCACAGTCATTGCGCCTGGCTTCACCGATGATCCGGTAAAGTTCGACAATACTGTGCGGCTTGCGATCATCATGTTCCCCTATCTCGCCTGCATGTCGCTTTCGGCAATGATGGGCGGAATGCTCAATTCGCTGCATCGTTATTTTGCGGCAGCCATCGCGCCGGTTTTCCTCAACATCATTCTCATTGGCGTTCTGGCCTTTGCATGGTGGAAGGGCTACGACGCGCTTGCTGTCGGCTATGGGCTCTCATGGGGTGTCATGGCGGCCGGTGTGGTGCAGCTGGCTATCGTATGGCTTGCTGTGCGCAATGCAGGCATCAAAATCGGTTTCCGTCGCCCGCGCCTCACCACAAATGTCAAAAGACTTCTGGTGCTGGCACTGCCTGCTGCGATTACCGGCGGAATTACGCAGATCAATCTGCTGATCAACACCAATATCGCATCAGGCATGGAAGGCGCTGTCTCCTCGCTCGTCTATGCTGATCGCATCTATCAGTTGCCGCTCGGCGTGGTGGGTATTGCGGTTGCGACTGTGCTTTTGCCGGAGCTCTCCCGCGCATTGCGCGGCGGACACATGAAAGAGGCTTCGAACCTGCAAAACCGCTCGGTCGAGTTCACGTTGTTTCTCACCCTTCCGGCAGCCGCAGCCCTACTTGTCATGTCGGAGCCGATAGTGCGGCTTCTGTTTGAACGCGGCCAGTTCAGTGCTGAATCGACAATCGTCGTTTCCAATATTCTCGCGATTTACGGTTTGGGCCTTCCAGCGTTTGTTCTGATCAAAGCCTTCATTCCGGGCTTCTTCGCGCGCGAAGATACCCGTACACCAATGATCTTCGCAGCCATTTCAGTGGTTGTGAACGTGTCGCTGGCCATCACGCTTTTTCAACGCATGGGTCCAAGCGGCATAGCGATTGCCGAAATTACTGCCGGTTGGGTCAATGCAGCGCTCTTGTTCGCAACACTCGTTAAGCGTGGCCATTGGGGGAGCGATATACCGTTGCTGACCCGAATTCCGCGCCTGCTGATTGCAGCGGGCGTGATGGCGACAGGTATCTATTTTGCCATCGGGCATTTTGCGTATGAACTCTCATCTGCTGCACCGTTCGCGGTCAGAGCTGGCACTGTTACGACGATGGTTGTCGCTGCGATGATTGTCTACTTCGCATTGGCCTTTGGTCTTGGCGGTGCCAATACCGGA